One Solanum lycopersicum chromosome 2, SLM_r2.1 genomic region harbors:
- the LOC101258617 gene encoding T-complex protein 1 subunit zeta 1 yields the protein MSVKVLNPNAEVLNKSAALHMNINAAKGLQDVLKTNLGPKGTIKMLVGGAGDIKLTKDGNTLLKEMQIQNPTAVMIARTAVAQDDTSGDGTTSTVLFIGELMKQSERCIDEGMHPRVLVDGFEIAKRATLQFLEKFKTPVVMGNEPDKEILKMVARTTLRTKLYESLADQLTDIVANSVLCIRKPDEAIDLFMVEIMHMRHKFDVDTRLVEGLVLDHGSRHPDMKRRAENCYILTANVSLEYEKSEVNAGFFYSNAEQREAMVAAERRSVDERVQKIIDLKNQVCAGNDKNFVVINQKGIDPPSLDQLARAGIIALRRAKRRNMERLVLACGGEAVNSVDDLTPECLGWAGLVYEHVLGEEKYTFVENVKNPHSCTILIKGPNDHTIAQIKDAVRDGLRAVKNTIEDEAVILGAGAFEVAARQHLINEVKKTVKGRAQLGVEAFANALLVIPKTLAENSGLDTQDVIIALTGEHDKGNVVGLNQRTGEPVDPQMEGIFDNYSVKRQIVNSGPVIASQLLLVDEVIRAGRNMRKPT from the exons ATGTCTGTTAAGGTTCTGAATCCAAATGCAGAGGTGCTCAATAAATCTGCGGCGCTTCACATGAACATCAACGCCGCCAAGGGTTTACAGGATGTTCTAAAGACAAATCTTGGTCCTAAAGGAACCATCAAGAT GCTTGTTGGTGGTGCTGGTGACATTAAGCTTACCAAGGATGGTAATACATTGTTGAAAGAGATG CAAATTCAGAACCCAACTGCAGTAATGATTGCTAGGACTGCTGTAGCTCAAGATGATACTAGTGGGGATGGTACTACGTCTACTGTGCTTTTCATTGGGGAGCTCATGAAACAATCTGAACGATGCATAGATGAAG GGATGCATCCTCGTGTGCTAGTGGATGGTTTTGAAATTGCAAAAAGAGCAACTCTacaatttcttgaaaaatttaagaCTCCTGTAGTAATGGGTAACGAGCCAGATAAAGAGATATTGAAGATGGTTGCAAGAACGACATTGAGAACAAAG TTGTATGAGTCACTGGCTGATCAGCTGACTGACATTGTTGCAAATTCT GTGCTCTGCATTCGCAAGCCTGATGAAGCTATTGATCTTTTTATGGTTGAGATAATGCACATGCGTCACAAATTCGATGTAGACACTCGTTTG GTGGAGGGCCTTGTACTTGATCATGGTTCAAGACATCCAGACATGAAAAGGCGAGCAGAGAACTGTTACATTTTGACTGCTAACGTCTCTCTTGAATATGAGAAGAG TGAAGTGAATGCAGGTTTTTTCTACTCAAATGCAGAGCAGAGAGAGGCGATGGTTGCTGCAGAACGGCGTTCTGTTGATGAGAGGGTGCAAAAGATAATTGACCTAAAGAACCAG GTCTGCGCTGGAAATGACAAGAATTTTGTTGTTATCAATCAGAAGGGGATTGATCCTCCATCTCTAGATCAACTTGCTCGGGCAGGA ATAATCGCACTCCGGAGGGCAAAGAGGAGAAATATGGAACGTTTGGTTTTGGCTTGTGGCGGGGAGGCAGTTAACTCTGTTGATGATTTGACTCCTGAGTGCCTTGGCTGGGCTGGGCTGGTCTATGAGCATGTTCTGGGTGAAGAGAAGTATACCTTTGTAGAAAATGTTAAAAATCCTCATTCTTGTACAATTCTTATCAAAG GGCCTAATGACCACACAATAGCTCAAATCAAGGATGCAGTTCGTGATGGACTAAGGGCAGTAAAAAATACCATTGAAGATGAAGCAGTTATACTT GGTGCCGGCGCCTTTGAAGTTGCGGCTCGACAACACCTTATTAACGAAGTGAAAAAGACTGTCAAGGGG CGTGCCCAACTTGGAGTGGAAGCTTTTGCTAATGCCCTCCTTGTTATACCAAAGACACTTGCTGAGAACTCTGGCCTTGATACTCAAGATGTGATCATTGCTCTAACG GGAGAGCATGACAAAGGAAATGTTGTCGGACTAAATCAACGCACTGGAGAACCTGTAGATCCACAAATGGAGGGGATATTTGATAATTATTCCGTGAAGCGTCAGATTGTTAATTCTGG GCCTGTTATAGCATCTCAGTTGTTACTTGTTGATGAAGTAATTCGTGCTGGAAGAAACATGAGGAAACCAACTTAG